From one Gallionella capsiferriformans ES-2 genomic stretch:
- a CDS encoding PP0621 family protein produces the protein MSRLLFLFAIVAVIYLLFKSVRKNLPSQAPKPAEDMVRCAYCGVHLPAGESVSAGDAHFCCAAHRDAQG, from the coding sequence ATGAGTCGTCTGCTATTTCTGTTCGCTATTGTTGCAGTGATTTATCTGCTGTTTAAATCTGTCCGTAAAAATCTACCTTCGCAAGCACCTAAACCCGCTGAGGACATGGTGCGCTGTGCGTATTGCGGCGTTCATCTGCCGGCCGGTGAGAGCGTGAGTGCGGGGGACGCGCACTTTTGTTGTGCCGCTCACCGCGATGCCCAAGGCTAG
- a CDS encoding sensor histidine kinase, translated as MLPVTNDEIPADFWRSLYYFNLYRLALVGFILFIAIAFEAERLFGTSKGHLFLLTGWVYAVVVTLSFIPMRMRWFKFSWQLAWQVCSDIVVLTVLSHASGGIQSSVGLLLMVSMAVAGIISRGKITLFFASLASIAALLEHAFAVLYDDAPVTQYVQVGLLCVSYFAVAGLAHKLAQYALDNQKLAQRRGRDLIGMAEANRLVMRDMQDGVLVVDEHDRIVQMNPSAARLLYNTEAADSMLSESFPLLYQQYVQWKHNTMNARITLQLDGGLQARLRFVGVERDAAQGAVIFLEDMQHAQAEAQQIKLAALGRLTANLAHEVRNPLSAISYATELLQEESGDTRQARLLQLIRDNTQRINRIVEDVMQLNRRDRAQPETFDLAVLLPVFVEEFNQAERVGKDVLHLQAEGGSMVTFDRGHFRQVLWNLCRNALHYGHQLPGSLVLTTGLDRGRVLLDVLDDGPGVSVAHQSRLFEPFFTTAEQGTGLGLYIARELCEANGAWLEYHDRFSEPGACFRITFGERRLGKRPVNEHG; from the coding sequence GTGCTGCCGGTCACTAATGACGAGATTCCCGCCGATTTTTGGCGTTCACTTTATTATTTCAATCTCTACCGCTTAGCCTTAGTCGGCTTCATCCTGTTTATCGCGATCGCCTTCGAGGCTGAGCGCCTGTTCGGCACCAGCAAAGGGCACCTGTTTCTGCTGACGGGCTGGGTGTACGCGGTTGTCGTGACGCTGTCGTTTATCCCAATGCGGATGCGCTGGTTTAAATTTTCATGGCAACTGGCGTGGCAGGTCTGCAGCGATATCGTCGTACTGACAGTGTTATCTCATGCGAGCGGCGGGATACAGAGCAGTGTGGGTTTGCTGCTGATGGTATCGATGGCGGTGGCCGGTATTATCAGTCGCGGAAAAATAACCCTGTTCTTTGCATCGCTTGCCAGCATCGCCGCGTTGCTGGAACACGCCTTTGCCGTTCTTTACGATGATGCGCCGGTCACGCAATATGTTCAGGTGGGCTTGCTGTGTGTGTCCTATTTCGCGGTGGCGGGGTTGGCGCACAAGCTGGCCCAGTATGCGCTGGACAATCAGAAGCTGGCGCAGCGCCGGGGTCGTGATTTGATCGGGATGGCCGAGGCGAACCGTCTGGTGATGCGCGACATGCAAGACGGCGTGCTGGTGGTCGATGAGCATGACAGAATCGTGCAGATGAACCCGAGCGCGGCGCGTCTGCTCTACAACACGGAAGCGGCTGACAGCATGCTCTCCGAGAGTTTTCCGCTTTTATATCAGCAGTATGTGCAATGGAAGCACAATACCATGAATGCCCGTATCACCTTGCAGCTGGATGGCGGCTTGCAGGCCAGATTGCGCTTTGTCGGAGTAGAACGCGATGCGGCGCAGGGTGCGGTAATCTTTCTGGAAGATATGCAGCATGCTCAGGCCGAGGCTCAGCAGATTAAGCTTGCGGCATTGGGGCGACTGACGGCCAATCTGGCGCATGAAGTGCGTAATCCGTTGTCGGCCATCAGTTATGCGACCGAGTTGCTGCAGGAGGAATCGGGCGATACGCGGCAGGCGCGTCTGTTGCAGCTGATTCGGGACAATACGCAGCGCATCAACCGGATAGTCGAAGACGTGATGCAGTTGAACCGGCGCGATCGCGCACAGCCGGAAACATTTGATCTGGCGGTGTTGTTGCCTGTGTTTGTCGAAGAGTTTAATCAGGCCGAGCGCGTGGGGAAGGATGTGCTGCACTTGCAGGCGGAGGGAGGCAGTATGGTGACGTTCGACCGGGGGCATTTTCGGCAGGTGCTATGGAATTTGTGCCGCAATGCCTTGCATTACGGACATCAATTGCCGGGCAGTCTCGTGTTGACGACCGGATTGGATCGGGGGCGTGTGCTGCTCGATGTGCTGGATGACGGGCCGGGGGTCTCGGTAGCGCATCAATCCCGTCTGTTTGAACCTTTTTTTACCACTGCGGAGCAGGGGACGGGGCTGGGTTTGTACATTGCGCGTGAGTTGTGCGAGGCGAATGGCGCCTGGCTGGAATACCACGATAGGTTCTCGGAACCGGGCGCGTGCTTTCGAATTACCTTCGGCGAGAGAAGATTGGGGAAACGACCGGTGAATGAACATGGCTGA
- a CDS encoding sigma-54-dependent transcriptional regulator encodes MNMADKTKREFQSGSVKGAALQQSVLLVDDEPDILELLEMTLLKMGLVVDKAACVQEALAKLAANRYDLCLTDMRMPDGDGLEVVKYIAAHSLDVPVAVITAHGNMENAITVLKAGAFDYLAKPLSLEQLRTLVKSALSMPQPSPSADKLLLGNAPAMQKVRDLIERVARSQAPVYISGESGSGKELAARLIVQSGPRSDQPVIAVNCGAIPENLMESEFFGYKKGAFTGADKDRDGFFQAANGGTLFLDEVADLPLTMQVKLLRVIQEKRVRKVGSTTEEPVDVRLISATHKDLAERVKSGQFRQDLYYRLNVIPIQMPSLRELREDIAQIAQQVLNRLRAGVPTRFSDEALRVLQQYDFPGNVRELENIIERALALCSEGVIAAEDLCLSPVEQAEVGERTDKYPLPAYLDRVEKEALMEALQQTNFNRTAAAKLIGLTFRTMRYRMERLGIKSPAGADDAD; translated from the coding sequence ATGAACATGGCTGATAAAACAAAACGCGAATTTCAGTCGGGCTCAGTCAAGGGGGCCGCACTGCAGCAATCGGTGCTTTTGGTCGATGACGAGCCTGATATTCTGGAATTGCTGGAAATGACCCTGCTTAAAATGGGGTTGGTGGTGGATAAGGCCGCTTGCGTGCAGGAAGCGCTCGCCAAGCTGGCCGCCAATCGATATGACTTGTGTTTGACGGACATGCGTATGCCCGATGGGGACGGTCTCGAAGTGGTCAAATACATCGCCGCTCACAGTCTCGATGTGCCGGTTGCGGTGATTACTGCGCATGGCAATATGGAAAATGCGATCACGGTACTCAAGGCCGGTGCCTTTGATTATCTCGCCAAGCCGCTGTCGCTCGAACAATTGCGCACGCTGGTGAAATCGGCCCTCAGCATGCCGCAGCCCAGTCCTTCCGCCGATAAGCTCTTGCTGGGTAACGCGCCGGCCATGCAGAAAGTGCGTGATTTGATCGAGCGCGTCGCGCGTAGTCAGGCGCCGGTATATATCAGCGGGGAGTCGGGGAGCGGCAAGGAACTCGCTGCGCGCCTGATCGTGCAGAGTGGTCCGCGCAGTGATCAGCCGGTGATCGCGGTCAACTGCGGCGCGATTCCCGAAAACTTGATGGAGAGTGAATTTTTCGGTTATAAAAAAGGCGCTTTTACCGGCGCTGATAAAGATCGTGACGGATTTTTTCAGGCGGCGAACGGCGGCACGTTATTTCTGGATGAGGTTGCGGATTTACCTTTGACGATGCAGGTCAAACTGCTGCGTGTGATACAGGAAAAGCGCGTCAGAAAAGTAGGTTCAACGACGGAAGAGCCGGTGGATGTGCGTCTGATCAGTGCGACGCACAAAGATCTGGCCGAGCGTGTCAAGTCGGGCCAGTTCCGTCAGGATTTATATTATCGTTTGAACGTGATTCCGATCCAGATGCCCAGCTTGCGCGAATTGCGTGAGGATATCGCTCAAATCGCTCAGCAGGTGCTCAACCGCCTGCGCGCAGGGGTGCCAACACGCTTCTCGGATGAGGCGTTGCGCGTGCTGCAGCAGTATGACTTTCCCGGGAATGTCCGTGAGCTGGAAAACATCATCGAGCGCGCCCTGGCGCTGTGTTCGGAGGGCGTGATCGCGGCTGAGGATCTGTGTCTGAGTCCGGTAGAGCAAGCTGAGGTGGGAGAGCGGACCGACAAGTATCCGCTGCCCGCCTATCTTGACCGGGTTGAAAAAGAGGCGCTGATGGAGGCGCTACAGCAGACGAATTTTAATCGAACCGCTGCCGCGAAACTGATCGGACTGACGTTTAGAACCATGCGCTATCGTATGGAGCGACTGGGCATCAAGAGCCCGGCGGGGGCGGATGATGCGGATTGA
- the ampD gene encoding 1,6-anhydro-N-acetylmuramyl-L-alanine amidase AmpD, with product MRIDQAGWAGGCEHLHSPNFDDRAAGPIELLVIHNISLPPDEFGGEGVQQLFTNTLDRRAHPYYQTIPEGRVSSHFYIRRDGHLIQFVSCLQRAWHAGLSSWQGKTRCNDFAVGIELEGSDNVPFTDAQYAALHELTLALRMALPIRGIAGHSHIAPVRKTDPGPFFDWQRYLAPLALK from the coding sequence ATGCGGATTGACCAGGCCGGCTGGGCGGGTGGGTGCGAGCATCTGCACTCACCTAATTTCGACGACCGTGCAGCAGGTCCTATTGAGTTGCTGGTGATCCACAATATCAGTCTGCCGCCCGATGAATTCGGCGGTGAAGGCGTGCAGCAGCTCTTCACCAACACGCTGGACCGTCGCGCGCATCCTTATTACCAGACGATACCGGAAGGGCGTGTGTCATCGCATTTTTACATTCGCCGCGACGGGCATCTCATACAATTCGTTTCATGTCTGCAACGCGCATGGCATGCGGGCTTGTCTTCATGGCAGGGCAAGACGCGCTGCAATGATTTTGCAGTCGGCATAGAGCTCGAAGGCAGCGACAATGTGCCCTTTACCGATGCGCAGTATGCGGCGCTTCATGAGCTGACCCTTGCGCTGCGCATGGCCTTGCCGATACGCGGAATTGCCGGACACAGCCATATTGCGCCTGTTCGCAAAACCGATCCGGGGCCGTTTTTCGACTGGCAGCGTTATCTTGCGCCACTCGCTTTGAAGTAA
- a CDS encoding ribonucleoside-diphosphate reductase subunit alpha: MTNAASAPTSLSSAAGDKEANSSFDLYKVVRRNGSVVVFEPAKISVALTKAFIAVSGGPAAASARVRELVDQLTQGVVIALMRRQPHGGTLHIEDIQDQVELGLMRSGEHDVARAYVLYREEHSRSRAQTQVQQPAHVINVTGKDGVVQPLDLARLSVLVQSACEGLGEVVDAELVLQVALKDMYDGVPLHEVHKCLILSARSMIEKEPAYNFVTARLLLNNICSEVLGEDVAPADMATRYADYFPKFIKRGIAAELLDEKLAGFDLPRLAAELDASRDLQFGYLGLQTLYDRYFLHIGGTRIEAPQVFFMRVAMGLALNEIDREARAIEFYRLLSGFDFMCSTPTLFNSGSRRSQLSSCYLSTVEDNLEGIYDAIKDNALLAKFAGGLGNDWTPVRALGAHIKGTNGESQGVVPFLKVVNDTAVAVNQGGKRKGAVCAYLETWHLDIEEFLDLRKNTGDDRRRTHDMNTSNWIPDLFMKRVMEGGNWTLFSPSDVKDLHDLFGIDFEIAYTAYEEKAAAGQIKLYKTVQAASLWRKMLTMLFETGHPWITFKDPCNIRSPQQHVGVVHSSNLCTEITLNTNADEIAVCNLGSVNLPAHLYPEGHDLAGQIDHAKLRRTINTAMRMLDNVIDINYYAVAKARNSNLKHRPVGMGIMGFQDCLHQLRLPYSSMEAVEFADRSMEAVCYYAYWASTELAEERGRYASYKGSLWDCGILPQDTLDLLREERGGYVEVDTSVSMDWDALRARIGQYGMRNSNCVAIAPTATISNIIGVSACIEPTYQNLFVKSNLSGEFTVINDHLVAELKRLGLWDEVMISDLKYFDGSLAKIDRIPAELRSLYATAFEVEPSWLIEAASRRQKWIDQAQSLNIYMAGVSGRKLDDTYKLAWVRGLKTTYYLRTLGATSAEKSTGRAGALNAVSVGDAPAETTQFCSIDNPECEACQ, encoded by the coding sequence ATGACAAACGCTGCTAGCGCTCCAACCTCTTTGTCGTCCGCCGCGGGCGATAAAGAGGCAAACAGCTCGTTCGATTTATACAAGGTTGTCCGTCGCAACGGTTCGGTCGTCGTGTTTGAACCTGCGAAAATTTCAGTGGCACTGACCAAGGCCTTTATCGCCGTCAGCGGCGGGCCGGCTGCCGCGTCCGCACGCGTTCGCGAACTGGTCGACCAACTCACCCAAGGCGTAGTCATCGCGCTGATGAGACGTCAGCCGCACGGTGGCACGCTGCATATCGAAGATATTCAGGATCAGGTCGAACTGGGACTGATGCGCTCCGGCGAACACGATGTTGCGCGTGCTTACGTTTTGTATCGCGAAGAGCATTCCCGTTCGCGTGCGCAGACTCAGGTTCAGCAGCCAGCCCACGTCATCAACGTCACGGGCAAAGACGGCGTCGTGCAGCCGCTGGATTTAGCGCGTTTGTCGGTGCTGGTTCAATCGGCCTGCGAAGGTCTGGGTGAGGTGGTTGATGCGGAGTTGGTGCTGCAAGTCGCTTTGAAGGATATGTACGATGGCGTGCCGCTGCATGAAGTGCACAAATGCCTGATTTTGTCAGCGCGTTCGATGATCGAAAAAGAGCCGGCTTACAATTTCGTCACAGCGCGTCTGCTGTTGAACAATATCTGCAGTGAAGTGCTGGGCGAAGATGTGGCCCCTGCGGACATGGCGACACGCTATGCGGACTATTTCCCGAAATTCATCAAGCGCGGGATTGCCGCTGAATTGCTTGATGAAAAACTGGCCGGTTTCGACCTGCCGCGACTGGCAGCAGAGCTCGATGCCTCGCGCGATCTGCAGTTCGGTTATCTGGGGCTGCAAACGTTGTATGACCGTTATTTCCTGCACATCGGCGGTACGCGTATCGAAGCGCCTCAGGTGTTCTTTATGCGTGTGGCGATGGGGCTGGCGCTGAACGAGATCGACCGCGAAGCGCGTGCGATTGAGTTCTATCGTCTGCTGTCAGGTTTCGACTTCATGTGCTCGACGCCGACGCTGTTTAACTCCGGTTCGCGCCGCTCGCAGCTCTCTTCCTGCTATCTGTCGACCGTGGAAGACAATCTGGAAGGTATTTACGACGCCATCAAAGACAATGCGCTGCTGGCCAAGTTCGCCGGTGGTCTGGGCAACGACTGGACGCCCGTGCGCGCCCTCGGTGCGCATATCAAGGGTACTAACGGCGAGTCGCAAGGTGTGGTGCCGTTCCTCAAAGTTGTCAACGATACGGCGGTTGCGGTCAATCAGGGTGGCAAGCGCAAGGGCGCGGTATGCGCCTATCTGGAAACATGGCATCTGGACATCGAAGAGTTTCTCGATCTGCGCAAGAACACCGGCGACGACCGTCGTCGTACGCACGACATGAATACCTCGAACTGGATTCCCGACCTGTTCATGAAACGTGTAATGGAAGGCGGCAACTGGACGCTGTTCTCGCCGTCGGACGTGAAGGATCTGCATGATCTGTTCGGTATCGATTTCGAAATCGCCTACACCGCGTATGAAGAAAAAGCGGCTGCCGGACAAATCAAACTCTACAAGACGGTTCAGGCCGCGAGCCTGTGGCGCAAGATGTTGACCATGCTGTTTGAAACCGGCCATCCGTGGATCACTTTCAAGGATCCTTGCAACATCCGTTCGCCTCAGCAGCATGTGGGCGTGGTTCACAGCTCGAATCTGTGTACCGAAATCACGCTGAACACCAACGCGGATGAAATCGCCGTATGCAATCTGGGCTCAGTGAATCTGCCCGCCCATCTGTATCCTGAAGGACACGATCTGGCAGGTCAGATCGATCACGCCAAGCTGCGCCGCACCATCAACACCGCGATGCGCATGCTGGATAACGTGATCGACATCAACTACTACGCGGTCGCTAAAGCGCGCAATTCCAACCTGAAGCACCGTCCGGTCGGGATGGGGATCATGGGGTTCCAAGACTGTCTGCATCAGTTGCGTCTACCTTATTCCTCAATGGAAGCGGTTGAATTTGCTGACCGTTCGATGGAAGCGGTGTGCTATTACGCCTACTGGGCATCGACCGAATTGGCCGAAGAGCGCGGTCGTTACGCCTCCTATAAGGGCAGCTTGTGGGATTGCGGCATCCTGCCGCAGGACACCCTCGATCTGTTAAGAGAAGAGCGCGGCGGATACGTCGAAGTGGATACCTCGGTTAGCATGGACTGGGACGCGTTGCGCGCCCGCATCGGTCAATACGGCATGCGCAATTCGAATTGTGTGGCGATTGCGCCGACGGCGACGATTTCCAACATCATCGGCGTGTCGGCCTGTATCGAGCCTACCTATCAGAATCTTTTCGTTAAATCGAATCTGTCCGGTGAATTTACCGTGATCAACGACCATCTGGTCGCAGAGTTGAAACGACTGGGGCTCTGGGACGAAGTGATGATTTCCGATCTGAAATACTTCGACGGCAGTTTGGCCAAGATCGACCGCATCCCGGCCGAATTACGCAGCCTGTATGCCACGGCCTTCGAAGTGGAGCCTTCCTGGTTGATTGAAGCCGCATCGCGCCGTCAGAAATGGATCGATCAGGCACAATCCTTGAATATCTACATGGCGGGCGTGTCCGGTCGTAAGCTGGATGACACTTACAAACTGGCCTGGGTGCGCGGTTTGAAGACGACGTATTATCTGCGCACGCTGGGTGCGACCTCGGCTGAGAAATCAACCGGACGTGCCGGTGCACTGAATGCGGTGTCGGTCGGCGATGCGCCGGCGGAGACAACGCAATTTTGCTCGATTGATAACCCTGAGTGCGAGGCTTGCCAATAA
- a CDS encoding ribonucleotide-diphosphate reductase subunit beta, giving the protein MLTFDDEVITTNPAVDTLSSSAATDAASARIRVEDKRIINCKADVNQLVPFKYKWAWEKYLAACANHWMPQEVNMTADIALWKSDKLSDDERRLIKRNLGFFTTADSLAANNIVLGSYRHITNPECRQFLLRQAFEEAIHTHAYQYIVESLGLDEGEIFNMYHEVPSIRNKDEFLLPYIDVLTNPEFKTGTPEADQALLRSLIVFACIMEGLFFYVGFVQILALGRQNKMTGAAEQYQYILRDESMHLNFGVDLINQIKMENPHLWTAAFREEIRGLMQKGVELEYAYAEDTMPRGILGLNATMFKEYLRFIANRRCQQIGVDILYQGATNPFPWMSEMIDLKKEKNFFESRVTEYQTGGTLSWD; this is encoded by the coding sequence ATGCTGACATTTGACGATGAAGTTATAACAACGAATCCCGCTGTGGATACACTGAGCTCGTCTGCTGCGACCGATGCCGCATCCGCTCGCATCCGCGTGGAAGACAAGCGCATCATCAACTGCAAGGCGGACGTCAACCAGCTCGTGCCGTTCAAATACAAATGGGCATGGGAAAAATACCTGGCCGCTTGTGCCAATCACTGGATGCCGCAAGAAGTGAACATGACGGCCGACATCGCGCTTTGGAAGAGTGATAAGCTGTCTGACGACGAGCGCCGCCTGATCAAGCGCAATCTGGGCTTTTTTACGACGGCCGACAGTCTGGCCGCGAACAATATCGTGCTGGGCTCGTACCGTCACATCACCAATCCTGAATGCCGCCAGTTCCTGCTGCGTCAGGCGTTCGAAGAGGCGATCCACACCCACGCCTACCAGTACATCGTGGAAAGTCTGGGACTGGATGAGGGCGAAATCTTCAATATGTATCACGAAGTACCGAGCATCCGTAACAAGGATGAATTCCTGCTGCCGTATATCGATGTGCTGACTAATCCTGAGTTTAAGACCGGCACGCCGGAAGCGGATCAGGCACTGTTGCGCAGCCTGATCGTGTTCGCCTGCATCATGGAAGGCCTGTTCTTCTATGTCGGTTTCGTGCAGATTCTGGCTTTAGGTCGCCAGAACAAGATGACCGGGGCTGCGGAGCAATATCAGTACATCCTGCGCGATGAATCCATGCATCTGAATTTCGGCGTGGATTTGATCAATCAGATCAAGATGGAAAATCCGCATTTATGGACGGCGGCCTTCCGTGAGGAAATTCGCGGCCTGATGCAAAAGGGCGTGGAGTTGGAATACGCCTATGCGGAAGACACCATGCCGCGCGGTATTTTGGGATTGAACGCCACCATGTTCAAGGAATACCTGCGCTTCATCGCCAACCGCCGCTGCCAGCAAATCGGCGTGGATATTCTGTATCAGGGGGCGACTAATCCGTTCCCGTGGATGTCGGAGATGATTGATTTGAAAAAGGAAAAGAACTTCTTCGAATCCCGCGTCACCGAATATCAGACCGGCGGCACACTGAGCTGGGATTAA
- a CDS encoding SEFIR domain-containing protein, translating into MGNPKLFISYSWSSQDHEAWVIQLATDLRESGIDVVLDKWDLKEGHDAHAFMERMVSDPEIKKVALICDKTYVDKADGRSGGVGTETQIISPEIYRSQAQDKFVAIVKERDDEGKAYLPVYYRSRIYIDFSDPSLEAENFEKLIRWVYEQPLYKKPSLGQKPGFLSEEQRAVSLGTSSRQRRALDAIKSGRDNAEAVMIDYLTTLADELEKFRIDASIEPFDDEVIRNIEAFLPYRNEAIELFLSLALYRDSLETRTAIHRFFERIIPYLERPQNISSHREWDFDNFKFIVHELFLYALATLIRYERFESAAFLMANEYYVSGRSEYGKDAMVPFEVFHQYIKSLEHRNKRLELRRLSLRADLLEQRSKGSGIEFRYLMQADFILFMRDNIDRPNDQWHWWPETLLYIVRHSGPLEVFARSRSTSYFERAKILLGVESKAALAPLLEAFGAERQRLPRWEFTTLSPSGLLGFNEIATKP; encoded by the coding sequence ATGGGTAATCCAAAGCTTTTTATTTCCTACAGCTGGTCGAGCCAAGATCACGAGGCTTGGGTCATTCAGCTTGCAACTGATTTGCGAGAGTCCGGTATCGATGTGGTCCTCGACAAATGGGATCTAAAAGAAGGTCACGATGCCCACGCCTTCATGGAACGCATGGTTTCTGACCCGGAAATAAAAAAGGTCGCGCTCATCTGCGACAAAACTTACGTTGACAAAGCAGATGGCCGAAGTGGTGGCGTAGGAACCGAAACTCAGATCATTTCACCAGAAATCTATCGTAGCCAAGCACAAGACAAGTTCGTCGCAATAGTCAAAGAGCGAGACGATGAAGGAAAGGCATATCTTCCTGTCTATTATCGTTCTCGTATTTACATCGACTTCAGCGATCCAAGCTTGGAAGCTGAGAACTTTGAAAAGCTGATTCGTTGGGTGTACGAACAACCCCTTTATAAAAAACCAAGTCTTGGTCAGAAACCGGGGTTTCTTTCTGAGGAACAGCGAGCAGTCTCATTGGGTACTTCGTCGCGACAGAGGCGTGCGCTTGATGCAATCAAGAGCGGACGTGACAATGCCGAGGCCGTAATGATTGATTACCTGACAACGCTTGCAGATGAGTTAGAAAAATTCCGTATCGACGCATCAATTGAGCCATTTGACGATGAGGTAATTCGAAATATTGAGGCATTCTTGCCCTATAGAAACGAGGCAATTGAGTTGTTTCTGAGTCTTGCCCTCTATCGTGATTCACTTGAAACTCGGACAGCGATTCACCGATTCTTTGAACGCATCATTCCATACCTTGAGCGACCACAGAACATTAGCAGCCATAGAGAATGGGATTTTGACAACTTTAAATTCATCGTTCACGAACTATTTCTATACGCCTTGGCAACGTTAATTCGCTATGAACGATTTGAATCCGCTGCCTTTCTCATGGCAAACGAATACTACGTCTCCGGGCGTTCGGAATACGGCAAGGATGCGATGGTACCGTTCGAGGTTTTTCACCAATACATAAAGTCTCTTGAACATAGAAACAAGAGACTTGAGCTACGTCGGCTATCTCTTCGCGCCGACCTACTCGAACAGCGTTCTAAAGGCTCTGGAATCGAGTTCAGGTACCTAATGCAGGCCGACTTTATTCTGTTCATGCGAGATAACATTGACAGGCCAAACGACCAGTGGCATTGGTGGCCAGAAACACTTCTCTATATCGTAAGGCACTCTGGACCACTCGAAGTATTCGCGCGCTCCAGATCAACAAGCTATTTCGAAAGAGCAAAGATTCTCTTGGGTGTGGAGTCCAAGGCAGCGCTTGCACCACTATTGGAAGCATTTGGTGCAGAAAGGCAACGCTTACCGAGATGGGAGTTCACAACCCTCAGTCCTTCGGGACTCCTTGGTTTTAACGAGATCGCCACTAAACCATGA
- a CDS encoding winged helix-turn-helix domain-containing protein: MSHENIERYLEETLGLTVAIKPWAEKSVLPYFLHDAYDFACIELLGARYVLMLARDQAANAAKVRKDADTLGKASGEVAIYVAPVLSSYERKRLVGQHIPFIVPGNQLYLPDLGIDLREYFRQRRAVPDKGLSPATQALLISALLNPWKAEVHPAELANGLGYTSMTLSRAMKELENSGLASVVRVGRERRLRFEENAHAVWTKALPLLRDPVKQTVWAMPNSTVQQQARVAGESALADTTLLAEPAYPVYAISREQWKLAQKLGLLVLPSPEPGACLWQIWCYDPNINPIAGSVDPFSLILSLRNERDERVQQALHEFEKGLI; this comes from the coding sequence ATGAGCCACGAAAATATCGAACGCTATTTGGAGGAAACGCTGGGACTGACTGTAGCGATCAAGCCTTGGGCAGAAAAATCAGTTTTACCTTATTTCCTGCACGATGCTTATGATTTTGCCTGCATTGAATTGCTGGGCGCTCGCTATGTGTTGATGTTGGCGCGCGATCAGGCCGCGAACGCGGCAAAGGTGCGCAAAGATGCAGATACACTGGGAAAAGCAAGTGGAGAGGTGGCTATTTATGTGGCTCCTGTCTTGAGTTCATACGAGCGCAAGCGTCTAGTTGGTCAGCATATCCCCTTTATCGTCCCGGGCAATCAACTTTACTTACCCGATTTGGGCATCGATCTTCGCGAGTATTTTCGCCAGCGCCGCGCAGTCCCGGACAAGGGATTAAGCCCCGCAACGCAAGCTTTGCTGATCAGCGCGTTACTAAATCCGTGGAAAGCCGAGGTGCATCCGGCGGAATTGGCTAACGGACTGGGTTACACCAGCATGACCCTATCGCGTGCGATGAAGGAATTAGAAAACTCCGGACTTGCTTCGGTGGTGCGTGTGGGGCGCGAACGCCGGTTGCGGTTTGAGGAAAATGCTCATGCGGTTTGGACCAAGGCATTGCCGTTGTTGCGCGATCCGGTGAAACAAACCGTCTGGGCGATGCCGAACTCCACCGTGCAACAACAAGCACGTGTAGCTGGTGAAAGCGCGCTGGCTGATACCACCTTGCTTGCTGAACCCGCATATCCGGTTTATGCCATTAGCCGCGAACAATGGAAGCTCGCACAGAAATTGGGCTTGCTCGTTTTACCATCCCCAGAACCTGGTGCTTGCCTTTGGCAGATTTGGTGCTACGACCCGAACATCAACCCCATAGCCGGATCGGTTGATCCTTTCTCACTGATATTAAGCTTGCGCAACGAGCGTGATGAACGAGTGCAGCAAGCACTGCATGAATTTGAAAAGGGGTTGATATGA